In one Brassica oleracea var. oleracea cultivar TO1000 chromosome C9, BOL, whole genome shotgun sequence genomic region, the following are encoded:
- the LOC106317311 gene encoding putative F-box/FBD/LRR-repeat protein At4g13965 yields the protein MKRQSKRVAGSMVNQDLENPDRISELPEALILRILCLLPMKVVIATSLLSKQWRYLWKLMPKLKFDYLDHKCQLGTFSSNACRTLLSHMAPVLQSLYLNVHLERCNAKDTGVLLGIALGLHVHELVLEVRSRKVYKFPRSLFEVNTLGTLRLRYNIHMDAPSLVCFKSLRNLHLHYVDYMDNNSVTNLLGGCPNLKTLTVHRYSKSSVKTFTISVPSLEKLSLYNSNGGQLDWGYVINAPSLKILKIKGICGLGFCLIENVMELVEASIIDVSSISKENLLGSLTSVKRLSLRISPLKVTFPTGSIFDQLVYLELHAYKEAWWNLLILMLDRSPKLKTLKFINKWHCEDYVDRGEWKQPENVPKCFWFLLETFIWKGYKWQREDEKQVAKYVLKNAISLKRAFFSSKRIKLKEKVEVVKDLKSVVRASNSCQLIFR from the exons ATGAAACGGCAGAG CAAAAGAGTTGCTGGGAGCATGGTCAATCAAGACCTTGAGAATCCTGACAGGATCAGCGAGTTGCCTGAGGCTTTGATCCTGCGGATATTGTGTCTACTTCCTATGAAAGTTGTCATCGCCACAAGTCTCTTGTCTAAGCAATGGAGATATCTTTGGAAGTTGATGCCTAAACTCAAGTTTGACTATTTGGATCACAAATGTCAACTCGGGACGTTTTCAAGTAATGCTTGCCGGACTTTGCTTTCACACATGGCTCCGGTCCTACAGAGTTTGTATCTCAATGTTCATCTAGAAAGATGTAATGCAAAGGATACTGGAGTCTTGCTTGGAATTGCACTGGGTCTCCATGTGCACGAGCTGGTTCTCGAAGTTCGATCTAGGAAAGTGTACAAATTTCCTAGAAGCTTGTTTGAAGTTAATACACTAGGTACCTTGAGACTTAGGTATAACATCCATATGGATGCCCCTTCTTTGGTTTGTTTCAAATCCCTTAGAAATCTACATCTTCACTATGTAGACTACATGGACAATAATTCAGTTACTAACCTTTTGGGTGGCTGTCCTAATCTCAAAACCTTGACGGTGCATAGATATTCAAAGAGCAGTGTAAAGACATTCACTATATCAGTGCCATCTTTAGAGAAGCTATCACTTTATAATAGCAATGGTGGACAACTAGATTGGGGCTATGTGATAAATGCTCCTTCTTTGAAGATCCTAAAGATTAAAGGGATTTGTGGTCTTGGGTTTTGTCTAATCGAGAATGTTATGGAGCTGGTGGAGGCAAGTATCATTGATGTCTCTAGTATATCCAAGGAGAACCTTCTAGGGTCTCTAACTTCAGTAAAACGTCTTTCATTGAGAATATCTCCCTTGAAG GTTACGTTTCCTACCGGTAGCATCTTCGATCAGCTGGTGTACTTGGAGCTACATGCATATAAAGAAGCATGGTGGAATCTACTTATCCTTATGCTTGATAGGTCTCCTAAATTGAAAACCCTCAAGTTCATCAAC AAATGGCATTGTGAAGATTATGTGGATCGTGGGGAATGGAAACAACCAGAGAATGTTCCTAAATGTTTTTGGTTTCTTCTAGAGACATTCATATGGAAAGGCTACAAATGGCAACGAGAAGATGAGAAACAAGTGGCGAAATACGTTCTAAAGAACGCAATTAGTTTGAAGAGAGCATTTTTTTCCTCAAAACGTATCAAGCTTAAAGAGAAAGTCGAGGTGGTCAAGGATTTGAAAAGTGTGGTCAGGGCTTCAAATTCATGCCAGCTTATATTCAGATGA
- the LOC106317479 gene encoding uncharacterized protein LOC106317479: MGCVVSRPETNEGGDYKLITRRGSIGKDSEISESITLDQELSTHSKRSKTGGEKACKEEEDVRENAQEEKGDEHKLSPSPSFRIYCVFPRDPNDDNVVDDLPRNKNISEVNKVESTKQKAHTKFACLKGCVK, from the exons ATGGGTTGTGTTGTTTCAAGGCCTGAGACAAATGAAGGTGGAGATTATAAACTGATAACTCGCCGAGGATCTATCGGTAAAGATAGTGAAATTTCTGAGAGCATCACACTAGATCAAGAATTGTCTACACATAGCAAAAGGTCCAAAACTGGTGGTGAAAAGGCATGTAAGGAGGAGGAAGACGTACGTGAAAATGCACAAGAAGAGAAAGGAGACGAGCACAAACTTTCACCATCTCCTAGTTTTCGTATTTATTGTGTTTTCCCTCGTGATCCTAATGATGACA ACGTCGTTGATGATCTGCCACGGAACAAGAACATATCAGAAGTAAACAAGGTGGAATCTACGAAACAAAAAGCACACACAAAATTTGCATGTTTAAAAGGTTGCGTTAAGTAA